One window from the genome of Glycine soja cultivar W05 chromosome 12, ASM419377v2, whole genome shotgun sequence encodes:
- the LOC114378447 gene encoding histone H2B.3, with the protein MAKAAEKKPAAEKAPAEKKPKAEKKVPKEGSGGEKKKKRSKKSVETYKIYIFKVLKQVHPDIGISSKAMGIMNSFINDIFEKLAQEAARLARYNKKPTITSREIQTAVRLVLPGELAKHAVSEGTKAVTKFTSS; encoded by the coding sequence ATGGCGAAGGCTGCGGAGAAAAAGCCTGCGGCCGAGAAGGCTCCGGCGGAGAAAAAGCCAAAGGCGGAGAAGAAGGTTCCAAAGGAAGGCAGCGgcggagagaagaagaagaagaggtcgAAGAAGAGCGTGGAAACGTACAAGATCTACATATTCAAGGTGCTGAAGCAGGTACATCCTGACATCGGCATTTCGAGCAAGGCCATGGGGATCATGAACAGCTTCATCAACGATATATTCGAGAAGCTTGCGCAGGAAGCAGCGCGTCTCGCGAGGTATAACAAGAAGCCGACCATTACATCCAGGGAGATCCAGACCGCTGTCAGGTTGGTGCTGCCCGGGGAACTTGCCAAGCACGCTGTTTCGGAAGGAACCAAGGCTGTTACAAAGTTCACTAGCTCTTAG